Proteins encoded within one genomic window of Loktanella sp. M215:
- a CDS encoding glycosyltransferase family 4 protein, protein MTDHADRHILIVVENLPVPLDRRVWLEATTLKQAGYDVSVICPMGRGWNTPYEVIDGVHIYRHTEPPEAHSGALAYAREYSHAIRHWFRLARVAWQRRPFDVIQGCNPPDLIFLLALWYRLWGVHYMFDHHDVCPELFEAKFGKKGLLYRVMLIWERMTFATASVSMATNGSFRDIAVRRGKMAPEDVFIVRSAPRIENFIPGPGDPKMRRGAASVMGYVGVIGQQEGMDLLVLAADHLIRKLGNTDVHFLIVGFGPQLEEVQRDVAAHDLDAYFTFTGALYGDDLLAALNVIDIGVSPDPKNAMNDISTMNKVMEYMTLEKPLVQFDLTEGRVSAGNAGLYARANDPVDFAEKIAALMDDPDGRARMGAMGRERVLNDLSWSHTEPQLLAAYDRIYRKMGRG, encoded by the coding sequence ATGACCGACCATGCCGACCGCCACATCCTGATCGTTGTCGAAAACCTGCCCGTACCACTCGACCGCCGCGTCTGGCTGGAGGCCACGACCCTGAAGCAGGCAGGCTACGACGTATCCGTGATCTGCCCAATGGGACGGGGCTGGAATACTCCTTATGAAGTGATCGACGGTGTCCATATCTACCGCCATACTGAACCGCCGGAAGCTCATTCTGGGGCCTTGGCATATGCCCGCGAATACAGCCACGCGATCAGGCACTGGTTTCGGCTGGCGCGGGTCGCATGGCAGCGACGCCCTTTCGATGTCATTCAGGGCTGCAACCCGCCGGACCTGATTTTCCTGCTGGCGCTGTGGTATCGCCTGTGGGGGGTGCATTACATGTTCGACCATCACGATGTCTGCCCGGAACTGTTCGAAGCAAAGTTCGGAAAGAAGGGTCTGCTCTACCGCGTCATGCTGATCTGGGAGCGGATGACCTTTGCCACGGCCTCTGTGTCGATGGCAACAAACGGCAGCTTCCGTGACATCGCGGTCCGGCGCGGCAAGATGGCGCCCGAAGACGTCTTTATCGTCCGGTCCGCCCCGCGGATCGAAAACTTCATTCCCGGTCCCGGCGACCCCAAGATGCGGCGCGGCGCGGCATCTGTCATGGGTTATGTGGGTGTGATCGGCCAGCAGGAAGGCATGGACCTGCTGGTGCTGGCCGCCGATCACCTGATCCGCAAACTGGGCAACACCGATGTGCATTTTCTGATCGTGGGCTTCGGTCCACAGTTGGAAGAGGTACAGCGCGACGTGGCGGCGCATGATCTGGACGCGTATTTCACCTTCACCGGCGCGCTTTACGGCGACGACCTGCTGGCCGCACTGAACGTGATCGACATCGGTGTGTCACCGGACCCCAAGAACGCGATGAACGACATCTCGACCATGAACAAGGTCATGGAATACATGACTCTTGAAAAGCCGCTGGTGCAGTTCGACCTGACCGAAGGCCGCGTCTCTGCTGGTAATGCGGGCCTTTATGCGCGCGCCAACGATCCTGTGGACTTTGCAGAAAAGATAGCGGCACTGATGGACGATCCCGACGGGCGGGCCCGCATGGGGGCAATGGGACGCGAGCGGGTGCTGAACGACCTGTCATGGTCCCACACGGAACCACAACTGCTGGCCGCCTATGACCGGATCTACCGCAAGATGGGACGCGGCTGA
- a CDS encoding ParA family protein gives MSVITFANFKGGAGKTTAALLLASELASRKAEIVIIDADPGRWISHWGALPGKPDNIRIITNVVEDDIVQHIYAAASQTQFVIIDLEATASTMTANAIGMSDLVVIPTQGGSMDTNGAAKTVRLIHNQKRVAQRSIAHGVLMTRTSAAVASRSFKSVRAQMIEAGITLFSTPIVERAAYRDIFDYGGLLRDLPTAQVSNLENACKNAQSFTAEVLSQLKAGLEQRGSHKVKRKRAASGSVDDLAGFRPRDWPIGAPVRKPPKVQAAENPGFRSRRTGRTAQLNLKARPDTIKEFCDLADSNGWGLGETLEYAVCLLQRDYGKKIA, from the coding sequence TTGTCCGTTATCACGTTTGCAAACTTTAAAGGTGGGGCTGGCAAAACGACTGCAGCCCTGTTGCTCGCCTCGGAACTAGCGTCTCGCAAGGCCGAGATTGTCATCATTGATGCTGACCCCGGGCGCTGGATTTCTCATTGGGGTGCACTGCCCGGCAAGCCAGACAACATTCGCATCATTACCAACGTAGTCGAGGACGATATTGTCCAGCATATCTACGCCGCCGCCAGCCAAACCCAGTTCGTTATCATAGATCTTGAAGCTACGGCTAGCACGATGACCGCAAACGCTATTGGCATGTCCGACCTTGTTGTCATACCGACGCAAGGCGGATCGATGGATACCAACGGGGCAGCCAAGACGGTCCGTCTGATCCACAATCAGAAACGTGTGGCGCAACGATCAATCGCACACGGTGTGCTGATGACTCGCACGAGCGCCGCCGTTGCATCCCGATCGTTTAAGAGCGTTCGCGCCCAAATGATCGAAGCTGGGATCACCCTGTTTTCCACACCCATCGTCGAACGTGCAGCATACCGCGACATTTTCGATTATGGCGGTTTGCTGCGCGATCTGCCGACCGCACAGGTGTCCAATCTGGAAAATGCCTGCAAGAACGCGCAGTCCTTCACCGCCGAAGTCCTGTCGCAACTCAAGGCAGGTCTGGAACAGCGGGGCAGCCATAAGGTGAAACGCAAGCGCGCTGCTTCGGGTTCTGTCGACGATCTGGCGGGCTTCAGGCCTCGCGATTGGCCGATCGGTGCGCCGGTGCGCAAACCACCAAAGGTGCAGGCCGCCGAGAACCCGGGATTTCGCAGCCGCCGCACGGGGCGCACTGCACAGCTTAATCTCAAGGCTCGACCCGATACGATTAAAGAGTTTTGCGATCTGGCCGATTCAAACGGCTGGGGATTGGGTGAAACGCTGGAATATGCAGTCTGCTTGTTGCAGCGTGACTATGGGAAAAAGATTGCCTAA
- a CDS encoding rhomboid family intramembrane serine protease encodes MLGPHDLRSTAFRYGAFQSDLISGGKVLFEGQSFTIFVTYMFLHTGLQHLVVNMIGLVWLWRLILEQRSAGDAALLYLMSGVGAALVFALFGPQHTAMVGASGGLFGLLGVYGVDSRLFWSDVNRTGLLQKVGRLVLIAVILVLSDLVSRVAIGTSVAWQAHTGGFLTGAFAALIWPRR; translated from the coding sequence ATGCTGGGCCCCCACGACCTGCGCAGCACTGCATTCCGCTACGGGGCGTTCCAGTCGGATTTGATCAGCGGCGGCAAGGTGCTGTTTGAGGGACAATCCTTTACCATCTTCGTGACCTACATGTTCCTGCACACCGGGTTACAGCACCTGGTGGTGAACATGATCGGACTGGTCTGGCTCTGGCGACTGATCCTCGAGCAGCGTTCGGCAGGCGACGCAGCGCTGCTTTATCTGATGTCGGGCGTCGGGGCGGCGTTGGTATTCGCCCTGTTCGGACCGCAGCACACGGCGATGGTGGGTGCGTCCGGCGGCCTGTTCGGGCTGCTGGGGGTTTACGGCGTCGACAGTCGACTGTTCTGGTCGGACGTCAACCGGACCGGTTTGCTGCAGAAAGTGGGACGTCTGGTGCTGATTGCCGTAATTCTGGTGCTGTCCGATCTGGTCAGCCGAGTCGCCATCGGCACCAGCGTGGCGTGGCAGGCACATACGGGCGGATTTCTGACAGGAGCCTTTGCCGCACTGATCTGGCCCCGGCGTTAA
- the xrtD gene encoding VPLPA-CTERM-specific exosortase XrtD → MAARFTAIDPWGFFWIVALIATAVPIFWLGFQSLGAAWMTPEYSHGPLIPLISLYLFLRELRHAPLAAADVTANRIPGIIVIVAGLVFGIFGNLVQIPDIVTYAFIVWVGGVVLTGFGWARGRTHQLPVLHLVFMLPLPQFVYWKLTIFLQLVSSELGVWFIQMAGIPVFLEGNVIDLGIYKLQVAEACSGLRYLFPILSFSYLFAILYRGPFWHKVVMFMMAAPLTVFMNSFRIGMIGILVNSYGIGQAEGFLHFFEGWVIFGACIAILFLTAVLLQRLTPSPLGLRDTIDMDFDGLGAQAGRILRVAPSPGVIVATGLTLAISALFILTPAPERIMPDRDRFSAFPRDILDWNSYTIPLEPDVEQVLKASDYINAVYTSPSNPNTYINFFAAYYDKQTEGSGIHSPEVCLPVGGWEIFSIAQTPIAMPDTVYGTFDVNRAVIEKGLSRQLVYYWFEQRGTRMTNDYMAKIDVVYDSLTIGRTDGALVRFVTPIAESETEADADARMQKFMADLLPKLPRFIPE, encoded by the coding sequence ATGGCCGCGCGATTTACAGCAATAGATCCGTGGGGCTTTTTCTGGATCGTTGCGCTGATCGCGACCGCAGTGCCGATCTTCTGGCTGGGATTCCAGTCACTTGGTGCGGCCTGGATGACGCCGGAATACAGCCACGGTCCGCTGATTCCACTGATTTCTCTCTATCTTTTCCTGCGCGAGCTGCGGCATGCACCGCTTGCAGCGGCGGATGTGACCGCCAACCGAATTCCCGGTATTATCGTCATCGTGGCCGGGCTAGTCTTTGGCATCTTCGGCAATCTGGTGCAAATCCCGGATATCGTGACCTATGCTTTCATTGTCTGGGTCGGGGGGGTCGTGCTGACCGGCTTTGGCTGGGCTCGTGGCCGTACTCATCAGCTGCCGGTGCTGCATCTGGTCTTCATGCTGCCCCTGCCCCAGTTCGTCTACTGGAAACTGACGATCTTCCTGCAGCTGGTCTCGTCGGAACTGGGCGTGTGGTTCATTCAGATGGCGGGCATCCCCGTCTTTCTTGAAGGCAACGTCATCGACTTGGGCATCTACAAGCTGCAGGTGGCCGAGGCCTGTTCCGGCCTACGCTACCTGTTCCCGATCCTGTCATTCAGTTATCTGTTCGCGATCCTGTATCGCGGGCCGTTCTGGCACAAGGTCGTCATGTTCATGATGGCGGCGCCACTGACCGTCTTCATGAATTCCTTTCGGATTGGCATGATTGGTATCCTGGTCAACAGCTACGGCATCGGCCAGGCGGAAGGGTTTTTGCACTTCTTTGAAGGCTGGGTGATCTTCGGTGCCTGTATCGCAATCCTGTTCCTGACGGCCGTGCTGCTGCAGCGCCTGACACCCAGTCCGCTGGGCCTGCGCGATACTATCGACATGGATTTCGACGGGCTAGGCGCACAGGCAGGCCGTATTCTGCGGGTGGCCCCGTCACCTGGGGTCATTGTGGCAACCGGCCTAACCCTTGCGATCTCGGCTCTTTTCATCCTGACACCCGCTCCGGAACGGATCATGCCCGACCGCGACCGGTTTTCCGCGTTCCCACGTGATATTTTGGACTGGAATTCCTATACTATCCCGCTGGAGCCGGATGTGGAGCAGGTGCTAAAGGCATCGGATTACATCAACGCCGTATATACCAGTCCCAGCAATCCCAATACCTACATCAACTTCTTCGCGGCCTACTACGACAAGCAGACAGAAGGCTCCGGCATCCATTCGCCGGAAGTCTGCCTACCTGTCGGTGGGTGGGAGATCTTCTCGATCGCTCAGACACCGATCGCGATGCCGGATACGGTCTATGGCACATTCGACGTCAACCGCGCCGTCATCGAAAAGGGGCTCTCCCGCCAGCTTGTATATTACTGGTTCGAACAGAGGGGCACGCGGATGACCAACGACTACATGGCCAAGATCGATGTGGTCTATGACAGTCTGACCATCGGTCGGACGGATGGTGCGCTGGTGCGTTTCGTGACCCCGATTGCCGAGAGCGAAACAGAGGCTGATGCGGATGCGCGGATGCAGAAATTTATGGCGGACCTTCTGCCAAAGCTGCCACGCTTCATTCCGGAATAG
- a CDS encoding acyltransferase family protein, translated as MERNGTLDLARLVAAFGIVAFHAGGPGAAVGYAGLPFFLILLVAYARPAAHVMDFGRFTIVRAHRLLQPWVIWSAIYGTLKLLEATLTGRPLSQEFNAGMILTGPALHLWFLPFAFLVSILLYPALRLVRPTAIVIACTLLVGTGLAMSGLQQDRLFPTPIAQWLFAGPAVCLGVALGFYQGRTVVQAMIWSIFMGIAFAAGWTAGVPQLAIAGGVFILCTLCPTHSTAFSRWASNVAMGVYLVHPLCLSVLDRVTPLKEATVEMTVAACICATLLASRPDRLIWLALHKTESALSGTPRMQTGKQFVDGLKSIDSNP; from the coding sequence ATGGAACGAAACGGCACATTGGATCTTGCAAGGCTGGTGGCAGCCTTCGGGATCGTTGCGTTCCACGCAGGTGGCCCGGGTGCTGCAGTCGGCTATGCGGGGTTGCCTTTTTTCCTGATCCTGCTTGTGGCCTATGCACGCCCTGCGGCACACGTCATGGATTTCGGCAGATTCACAATCGTCCGCGCGCACCGGTTGCTGCAACCGTGGGTGATCTGGTCCGCCATTTATGGCACCCTGAAATTGCTGGAGGCTACCCTGACCGGCCGGCCCCTTTCGCAGGAATTCAACGCAGGGATGATCCTTACTGGACCTGCACTGCATCTGTGGTTCCTGCCGTTTGCGTTTCTGGTCAGTATTCTGCTTTATCCTGCTCTGCGCCTTGTGCGGCCGACCGCCATCGTCATCGCTTGCACGCTTCTTGTTGGGACGGGTCTGGCCATGTCAGGCCTGCAGCAGGACCGCTTGTTTCCGACACCCATCGCACAGTGGCTATTCGCAGGCCCTGCGGTCTGCCTTGGGGTTGCGCTGGGGTTTTATCAGGGGCGGACCGTGGTGCAGGCGATGATTTGGTCCATCTTTATGGGGATCGCGTTTGCCGCAGGCTGGACCGCAGGCGTTCCACAGCTGGCCATCGCAGGCGGTGTTTTCATCCTTTGCACTCTCTGCCCCACCCATTCGACGGCTTTTTCGCGATGGGCGTCCAACGTGGCCATGGGCGTTTATCTGGTCCATCCGCTGTGTCTGTCAGTTCTGGATCGCGTCACCCCGCTGAAAGAGGCCACGGTTGAGATGACGGTGGCGGCCTGCATCTGCGCGACACTTTTGGCCAGCCGTCCTGATAGGCTGATCTGGCTGGCGCTGCACAAGACCGAAAGCGCGTTATCGGGGACTCCCCGGATGCAAACTGGTAAACAGTTTGTTGATGGCCTGAAAAGCATCGATTCAAACCCATGA
- a CDS encoding VanZ family protein, with the protein MDWFFQFAGLALIFTTAGTGILSLLIWCFRGITIELVFLIFTMLIFLILTQHPLPDRAAMICPIKGAQPQLIPFNFLQTFVHLYRNDAAILKWITNRTIAATVMNVVLCAAIGAALAPYVVTWRRMMMFGIGLTLLVELTQLTGAWGLYPCAWRKFDVDDLMMNALGVALGWLWMRRRGWVI; encoded by the coding sequence ATGGATTGGTTTTTTCAATTTGCAGGCCTTGCGCTCATTTTTACGACTGCCGGGACTGGGATTTTATCTTTATTGATATGGTGCTTTAGGGGCATCACTATAGAATTAGTATTTCTTATCTTCACTATGCTGATATTTCTAATATTGACGCAGCATCCTTTGCCAGACCGCGCCGCGATGATCTGTCCGATCAAAGGCGCGCAACCGCAGCTGATCCCGTTCAATTTCCTGCAGACCTTCGTGCATCTGTATCGTAACGACGCCGCGATCCTGAAATGGATCACGAACCGGACCATCGCGGCGACGGTCATGAACGTTGTGCTTTGCGCGGCCATCGGGGCCGCTCTAGCCCCCTATGTCGTCACATGGCGCCGCATGATGATGTTTGGTATCGGCCTGACGCTGCTGGTCGAGCTGACACAACTGACCGGGGCATGGGGCCTTTATCCTTGTGCATGGCGCAAGTTCGATGTGGACGATCTGATGATGAACGCACTAGGCGTAGCCCTTGGCTGGCTCTGGATGCGCCGCAGGGGGTGGGTGATCTGA
- a CDS encoding acyltransferase, translating into MSFKYTGRYPDTFMEAVGNYGFLATCRTRLRDVFLLMRRIYLVKVWKMDIHPYTLISLKATLDRTYPQGIHIDEGSAVSFGAVILSHDHTVGKHTDTHIGKFCQIGARSFIMPGVRVGDHSIVAAGAIVTKDVPERSIVAGNPARVIRSNIMTTNWGKLVDRGDTDSKE; encoded by the coding sequence ATGTCATTTAAATATACAGGAAGATATCCTGATACATTCATGGAGGCTGTAGGAAACTATGGTTTCCTAGCGACATGTCGAACGCGCTTGCGCGACGTATTTCTTTTGATGAGAAGAATATATTTGGTGAAAGTGTGGAAAATGGATATCCATCCATATACTTTGATATCACTAAAGGCTACGCTTGATCGCACTTATCCTCAGGGCATACATATTGATGAGGGTAGCGCTGTATCTTTTGGAGCAGTTATTTTATCTCATGATCATACCGTAGGAAAACATACCGATACGCATATTGGTAAGTTTTGTCAAATAGGTGCGCGTAGCTTTATAATGCCAGGTGTCAGGGTTGGTGACCATTCGATAGTGGCAGCAGGGGCAATAGTTACGAAAGACGTTCCTGAAAGATCTATCGTGGCCGGCAATCCAGCGCGAGTCATTCGCTCAAATATTATGACGACAAATTGGGGTAAACTCGTGGATCGTGGAGATACGGATTCCAAAGAATAG